From a region of the Deinococcus metallilatus genome:
- a CDS encoding ABC transporter ATP-binding protein: MTAPDLELHGVALAYGGQPVLAGVNLRVEAGQVLGVLGRSGSGKSTLLHVLAGLLEPDTGEVCLSGRATTTRERRGQSGFVPQRPSLLPWRTVLGNLTLALELRGERGPGARRRALDLLAQFNLAEAANLWPYQLSGGMGQRVAVLRAALFARDLLLLDEPFSALDALTRLEFQRWLAGLHAEWRPTVVLVTHDVREALALCDRVVVLGGKPARVVLERGNLPTLRSPGADPRPLEGELLTALLGQERP, encoded by the coding sequence GTGACCGCGCCGGACCTGGAACTGCATGGGGTGGCCCTGGCGTACGGGGGCCAGCCCGTCCTCGCAGGCGTGAACCTGCGGGTGGAGGCCGGACAGGTGCTCGGTGTGCTGGGCCGGAGCGGCAGCGGCAAGAGCACCCTGCTGCACGTGCTCGCCGGTCTGCTGGAGCCGGATACCGGGGAGGTGTGCCTGTCCGGGCGCGCGACCACGACCCGGGAGCGGCGAGGCCAGAGCGGCTTCGTGCCGCAGCGGCCCAGCCTGCTGCCCTGGCGCACGGTGCTCGGCAATCTCACCCTGGCGCTGGAACTGCGCGGCGAGCGGGGACCGGGTGCCCGGCGGCGCGCCCTCGACCTGCTGGCCCAGTTCAACCTGGCGGAGGCGGCGAACCTCTGGCCATACCAGCTCTCCGGCGGGATGGGGCAGCGGGTGGCGGTGCTGCGCGCGGCGCTCTTCGCGCGGGACCTCCTGCTGCTCGACGAACCCTTCAGCGCCCTCGACGCCCTCACCCGCCTGGAGTTCCAGCGCTGGCTGGCAGGGCTCCACGCCGAGTGGCGACCCACCGTCGTCCTCGTCACCCACGACGTGCGCGAGGCGCTCGCCCTCTGTGACCGCGTCGTGGTGCTGGGAGGGAAACCGGCCCGCGTCGTGCTCGAACGGGGCAACCTGCCGACGCTGCGCTCGCCGGGTGCCGACCCCCGGCCCCTCGAAGGGGAACTGCTGACGGCCCTCCTCGGGCAGGAGCGCCCGTGA
- a CDS encoding iron-containing redox enzyme family protein — protein MTYNFIPDVLTQDLSQVQAELLDHPLWRDVVEGTATTAQLRAFALQDHWLVRHSLQLETLLIAHAPNEHARTVLARKLEPKAVFAGEGSLVHFGAAVGLSPEDFEAVEPLPGCAALTAHFYYALARDGFLGMLASIAASESVFIAICDLAGPALRERYGFTDEQVAFFPLHDGLKEGVNVGETDLLRELASTSEARELVTRTVRRTYGLERLFYDTVYAAR, from the coding sequence TTGACCTACAACTTCATCCCGGACGTCCTCACCCAGGACCTCTCCCAAGTCCAGGCCGAACTGCTGGACCATCCCCTCTGGCGGGACGTGGTGGAAGGTACGGCCACGACGGCGCAACTGCGCGCCTTTGCCCTGCAAGACCACTGGCTGGTGCGGCACTCGCTGCAACTGGAAACGCTGCTGATCGCCCATGCGCCGAACGAGCACGCCCGCACGGTCCTCGCCCGCAAGCTCGAACCCAAGGCCGTCTTTGCGGGTGAGGGGAGCCTGGTGCATTTCGGCGCGGCCGTCGGCCTCAGCCCGGAGGACTTTGAGGCGGTGGAGCCCCTGCCAGGCTGCGCGGCCCTCACGGCCCACTTTTACTACGCCCTGGCCCGCGACGGCTTCCTGGGCATGTTGGCGAGCATCGCTGCCAGCGAGAGCGTCTTCATCGCCATCTGCGACCTTGCCGGACCCGCGCTGCGGGAGAGGTACGGCTTCACGGACGAACAGGTTGCCTTTTTCCCGCTCCACGACGGGCTCAAGGAAGGCGTAAACGTCGGCGAGACGGACCTGCTCCGCGAGTTGGCGAGCACATCCGAGGCGCGTGAGCTGGTCACGCGAACGGTGAGGCGGACGTACGGCCTCGAGCGGCTCTTCTACGACACGGTGTACGCCGCACGGTGA
- a CDS encoding AfsR/SARP family transcriptional regulator codes for MDDAATTFVQLLGSPQVRLGPQVQPFLPDKRHHLLAYLAWRGGWVDRERLAFLFWPDEPQGTARHNLRRLLHRVRRLGWLADLAVQPQCLCWAPPTDVTTFEAAVRGERWTRALAAYGGPLLEGLGGDGEFGTWLAAERERLRGLWRLALRRRAEELESGGDPGGAAALLTPLLGGDEFDEEALALYMRAAAAAGQAAQALKAYAAFAGSLRRAFGLSPAPPTEHLARRLRGEELADAPAPVSPAPALPAASTPLVGRELELAEIAQALGRPECRLLTLTGPGGVGKTRIALEAARVLAPGYPDGVSFAPLAALADPERVPAAVAEAVGLTLGSTRPPTRQIIRHLQGPPRLLVLDNYEHLLEGVGFVAELLRACPELRVLVTSRERLRLAGEWLLPVDGLPVPPPGTGLDQALTYDAVRLFVERVTRVRPGYVLGEEDLPFVLALCRLVGGLPLGLELAAAWVRAVPPREIAGEIALNLDFLTSDARDGDARHVSLRATFEHSWRQLKPAEQVALRQLAVCEGGFRPGAAREVAGASLPLLAGLVDKSLLRASPSGRFHRHPLLYGYTREKLAAHPGEEAGARERHGLHFHRLLQDLSGALRGAGQKEALTRLDEDLENVRAAWGWAVAEGRADELGRSAAPLATYHMARGRYREGAELLAQAEAALREEAPAHHPALCRLHVEGAPLLYRLGRHAEAERWAASGLALARALGEPGAALSGLTLLGDLAWRRGDRAQAAALLEEALRLGTARGDRAALADSLNLLGNVALDSGDLVAARRRYEAALDLHRELDNLSEVVRLLNNLGCLAAYLGQLGVSVSLLGEGVALARDIGLPRLLAQLLSSLAETAHEQGDLAGAEATATEALALARASGDRRLEGILLVDLGRTATASGDLDRARQELREGLAVLWDLGELPQVLRALARWAEWHLARGERGRGAALLDLVARHPATKSVDRDPARRMRAELASPHSPAAALPETVAALLGFQS; via the coding sequence GTGGACGACGCGGCCACCACCTTCGTGCAACTGCTGGGGAGTCCGCAGGTCCGGCTCGGCCCCCAGGTGCAGCCGTTCCTTCCCGACAAACGTCACCACCTGCTCGCCTACCTCGCCTGGCGAGGGGGCTGGGTGGACCGCGAGCGGCTCGCTTTCCTGTTCTGGCCGGACGAGCCGCAGGGGACCGCCCGGCACAACCTGCGCCGCCTGCTGCACCGGGTGCGCAGGCTGGGCTGGCTTGCGGACCTCGCCGTCCAGCCCCAGTGCCTGTGCTGGGCCCCACCCACCGACGTGACCACGTTCGAGGCCGCCGTGCGGGGGGAACGCTGGACCCGGGCGCTCGCGGCCTACGGCGGCCCCCTGCTGGAGGGGCTCGGCGGGGACGGGGAATTCGGGACCTGGCTGGCCGCCGAGCGCGAGCGGCTGCGCGGCCTGTGGCGCCTGGCGCTGCGGCGGCGGGCCGAGGAACTGGAAAGCGGGGGGGATCCCGGGGGGGCCGCCGCCCTCCTCACCCCCCTGCTGGGGGGGGACGAGTTCGACGAGGAGGCGCTGGCCCTGTACATGCGCGCCGCAGCGGCGGCTGGGCAGGCAGCCCAGGCGCTGAAGGCCTATGCGGCGTTCGCCGGGAGCTTGCGCCGCGCGTTCGGCCTGTCTCCCGCCCCGCCCACCGAGCACCTCGCCCGCCGCCTCCGGGGGGAGGAGTTGGCGGATGCACCCGCGCCCGTGAGCCCGGCGCCCGCCTTGCCCGCCGCCTCCACCCCGCTGGTGGGGCGCGAGCTGGAACTCGCCGAGATCGCCCAGGCCCTCGGGCGGCCGGAATGCCGCCTGCTCACCCTGACCGGGCCCGGGGGGGTGGGCAAGACGAGAATCGCGCTGGAGGCCGCCCGTGTCCTCGCCCCGGGGTACCCGGACGGGGTGTCCTTCGCGCCGCTCGCCGCGCTTGCCGACCCGGAACGGGTGCCCGCCGCTGTGGCGGAGGCCGTGGGCCTGACCCTCGGGAGCACCCGGCCACCCACTCGGCAGATCATCCGTCACTTGCAGGGGCCACCCCGGCTGCTGGTGCTGGACAACTACGAGCACCTGCTGGAGGGCGTGGGGTTCGTGGCGGAGCTGCTGCGGGCGTGCCCGGAACTGCGGGTGCTCGTCACCTCGCGCGAGCGGCTGCGCCTGGCGGGAGAGTGGCTGCTGCCCGTGGACGGTCTGCCGGTGCCCCCACCCGGCACCGGGCTGGACCAGGCCCTGACGTACGACGCGGTCAGGCTGTTCGTGGAGCGCGTGACCCGCGTGCGCCCCGGCTACGTTCTGGGTGAGGAGGACCTGCCCTTTGTGCTCGCCCTCTGCCGCCTGGTGGGCGGGTTGCCCCTGGGGCTCGAACTCGCCGCCGCGTGGGTGCGGGCCGTCCCCCCGCGCGAGATCGCGGGGGAGATCGCTCTGAACCTCGACTTCCTCACCTCGGACGCGCGGGACGGAGACGCCCGGCACGTCAGCCTGCGCGCGACCTTCGAGCATTCCTGGCGGCAGCTGAAACCGGCCGAGCAGGTGGCCCTGCGCCAGCTCGCGGTCTGCGAGGGGGGCTTCCGGCCGGGGGCGGCGCGCGAGGTCGCGGGGGCCAGCCTGCCGCTGCTGGCGGGCCTGGTGGACAAGTCGCTGCTGCGCGCCTCGCCCTCCGGGCGTTTCCACCGCCACCCGCTGCTGTATGGCTACACCCGCGAGAAGCTGGCGGCGCATCCGGGGGAGGAGGCCGGAGCGCGGGAACGGCACGGCCTGCACTTCCACCGCCTTCTTCAGGACCTGTCGGGGGCGCTGCGGGGTGCCGGGCAGAAGGAGGCGCTCACGCGGCTCGACGAGGACCTGGAGAACGTGCGCGCCGCCTGGGGCTGGGCGGTGGCGGAGGGGCGGGCGGACGAACTGGGGCGCTCCGCCGCCCCGCTGGCGACCTACCACATGGCCCGCGGGCGCTACCGTGAGGGGGCCGAACTGCTGGCTCAGGCCGAGGCCGCCCTGCGGGAGGAAGCCCCCGCACACCACCCCGCGCTGTGTCGGCTGCACGTGGAGGGCGCGCCTCTCCTCTACCGGCTGGGGCGCCACGCCGAGGCGGAACGCTGGGCGGCGAGCGGCCTCGCCCTGGCCCGCGCCCTGGGCGAGCCGGGCGCGGCCCTGTCCGGTCTCACCCTGCTGGGCGACTTGGCCTGGCGGCGGGGCGACCGCGCTCAGGCCGCCGCGCTGCTGGAGGAGGCCCTGCGCCTGGGCACGGCGCGGGGGGACCGGGCGGCGCTCGCCGACAGCCTGAACCTGCTGGGCAACGTCGCCCTGGACAGCGGCGACCTCGTGGCGGCACGGCGGCGCTACGAGGCGGCCCTCGACCTGCACCGCGAGCTGGACAACCTCAGCGAGGTCGTGCGACTGCTGAACAACCTGGGGTGCCTGGCCGCTTACCTGGGGCAGCTCGGGGTGTCGGTGTCCCTCCTGGGCGAGGGCGTGGCCCTGGCGCGCGACATCGGCCTGCCGCGCCTGCTGGCCCAGCTCCTGTCGAGCCTCGCCGAAACCGCCCACGAGCAGGGCGACCTGGCCGGGGCCGAGGCGACGGCGACTGAGGCCCTGGCGCTCGCGCGCGCCAGCGGCGACCGGCGGCTGGAGGGCATCCTCCTCGTCGATCTGGGCCGCACGGCAACGGCCTCGGGGGACCTGGACCGCGCCCGGCAGGAACTCCGCGAGGGGCTGGCCGTGCTGTGGGACCTGGGCGAACTCCCCCAGGTCCTGCGCGCGCTGGCGCGCTGGGCCGAGTGGCACCTGGCGCGCGGCGAACGCGGACGGGGTGCCGCCCTCCTCGACCTGGTCGCGCGGCACCCCGCCACCAAGAGCGTGGACCGGGACCCGGCGCGGCGGATGCGGGCGGAGCTGGCCTCCCCCCACAGCCCCGCCGCAGCCCTCCCGGAAACCGTGGCGGCGCTCCTCGGCTTCCAGTCCTGA
- a CDS encoding VOC family protein, with product MAGVAGIQGIDSVGICVTDLARSVAFYRQLGFEELRRDGRGCTLRAGNARLLLFETRHGQPRAQTRGFALVLNAPGLDHLNLLVRDVDRVHADLSALGVAFSRPPINESWGARVALLKDPDGNNLCLLERREGG from the coding sequence ATGGCGGGCGTGGCGGGCATTCAGGGGATCGACAGCGTCGGCATATGCGTCACCGACCTCGCCCGCTCGGTCGCCTTCTACCGGCAGCTCGGGTTCGAGGAACTCCGCCGGGACGGCCGGGGTTGCACCCTGCGGGCGGGGAACGCCCGGCTCCTCCTCTTCGAGACCCGGCATGGGCAACCCCGGGCCCAGACGCGCGGTTTCGCTCTGGTGCTCAACGCGCCAGGCCTGGACCACCTCAACCTGCTGGTGCGGGACGTGGACCGGGTGCACGCGGACCTCTCCGCGCTGGGCGTGGCCTTCAGCCGCCCGCCCATCAACGAGTCATGGGGGGCGCGGGTGGCGCTGCTCAAGGACCCGGACGGCAACAACCTGTGCCTGCTGGAGCGGCGGGAGGGCGGCTGA
- a CDS encoding DDE-type integrase/transposase/recombinase: MNHKQVYRLYRAEGLPVRRQVRKKLSAGERVQKPAISGPNQRWSMDFMSDQLASGQRFRVLNVADDFTRENLVMYVGTSLTGADVVRQFAEVVTRRGQPAALLTDNGPEFISKALDHSVHRQGIRHLFIPPGKPVENA, from the coding sequence GTGAATCACAAGCAGGTCTACCGCCTGTACCGCGCCGAGGGCCTGCCGGTGCGGCGCCAGGTTCGCAAGAAATTAAGTGCTGGCGAGCGGGTGCAGAAACCGGCGATTTCTGGCCCCAATCAGCGTTGGAGCATGGACTTCATGTCCGACCAGTTGGCCTCAGGACAGCGATTCCGCGTACTGAACGTCGCGGATGACTTCACCCGTGAAAACCTCGTCATGTACGTCGGGACTTCCCTTACTGGGGCGGACGTGGTTCGTCAGTTCGCCGAGGTCGTCACCCGCAGAGGACAGCCCGCCGCTCTCCTCACCGACAACGGGCCAGAGTTTATCAGCAAGGCCCTGGACCACTCGGTCCACCGACAGGGCATCAGGCACCTGTTCATTCCACCCGGCAAACCCGTGGAGAACGCCTAG
- a CDS encoding IclR family transcriptional regulator encodes MTRDLSHYKIEALDNGLRLLEAVAMQPGRTLTPLAEACGMTLSQAYRVAATLQQSGYLTVDENKRYHLGLKCLKLGDAATHAIPLIQLAADEMDFLARETQESISLVVREGLSRVTVDLRDSPHAIRVSAPIGEHRPLHFGATGQCILAFSAPDVVDRALAPPLGRATEFTDTDPNSIRARLQQIRERKYHVAIRDYADHAFAVGAPIQSRAGDLVGAISISGPLARFDDQREKRYVALVTAAAARVSQRL; translated from the coding sequence ATGACACGAGACCTGAGCCATTACAAAATCGAGGCGCTCGATAATGGCCTGCGTCTGCTCGAGGCGGTGGCCATGCAACCCGGCAGAACGCTGACGCCCCTGGCCGAAGCCTGCGGCATGACCCTGTCCCAGGCCTACCGTGTCGCCGCGACATTGCAGCAGAGCGGCTATCTCACGGTGGATGAGAACAAGCGCTACCACCTCGGGCTCAAGTGCCTGAAATTGGGTGACGCCGCAACACACGCCATTCCGCTCATTCAGCTCGCCGCAGACGAGATGGACTTTCTGGCGCGCGAAACCCAGGAAAGCATCTCCCTCGTTGTGCGCGAGGGCCTGAGCCGGGTCACGGTGGACTTGCGGGACTCGCCCCATGCGATCAGAGTATCGGCGCCCATCGGTGAACATCGGCCGCTGCACTTTGGCGCCACCGGTCAATGTATTCTGGCCTTCAGCGCTCCAGACGTGGTCGACCGGGCCCTGGCCCCGCCGCTCGGACGCGCGACCGAGTTCACCGACACGGATCCGAACTCGATCCGTGCGCGCCTTCAGCAGATACGCGAACGCAAGTACCATGTCGCGATCCGGGACTATGCCGACCATGCTTTCGCGGTGGGCGCGCCCATCCAGTCGCGCGCCGGAGATCTGGTCGGAGCCATCAGCATTTCAGGACCTCTGGCACGTTTCGACGACCAGCGTGAAAAGCGGTATGTGGCGCTGGTGACGGCTGCAGCCGCGCGTGTGAGCCAGCGGCTCTGA
- a CDS encoding ABC transporter substrate-binding protein, translated as MHKSGIALATGLLLTCAAQAQTTFNVGLDVEPGTMDPRLMRDTSATRMQELIFNGLIRLDPNLKPVPALATSWRYTTPTSLEVNLRKNVLFHDGSPFTADDVVYTFNTVLDTKFNSPRRSFYTPITKIEAINPYKVRFTLDKPFAPLIPYLDMGIVSKAAATKMGADYGNAPVGTGPFKFASWQRGNRIELVANDKYWGGKPKVDRIVIRAIPDNNVRLVALESGELDYIHSPIPPQELDRLAKNPKLTVQKTTGLGITYLNLNTKDPVLSDRRVRQALAYLTDRQTISQDLYYGMDTPGDSFLLPGTSWYSPAVKKYPYDPQAADKLLTQAGWVAKAGGIRTKNGKPLQLEIVTNVDPNRQQVLDFLQGEWRKAGIDVKVRAYDFASMLNDLTNGKFQISLVGWLNLTDPDRASYNQFTTNGSSNYGKYSNPKVDALLEKARSATNVTQRKVLYSQAAKIVTEDVPYIFVLNQGYVAIFNKRVTGYQLYPSGSWYSFEDVSLK; from the coding sequence ATGCATAAGTCTGGTATTGCCCTCGCGACCGGTTTGCTCCTCACCTGTGCGGCCCAGGCACAAACGACCTTCAATGTCGGCCTCGATGTGGAGCCAGGAACGATGGATCCGCGCTTGATGCGCGACACCAGCGCGACCAGGATGCAGGAACTCATCTTCAACGGCCTGATCCGCCTCGACCCGAACCTCAAGCCGGTTCCCGCCCTGGCGACCTCCTGGCGGTACACGACCCCGACCAGTCTCGAGGTCAACCTGCGCAAGAATGTCCTCTTTCACGACGGCTCACCCTTCACCGCCGACGACGTCGTGTATACCTTCAACACCGTGCTGGACACCAAGTTCAACAGTCCCCGGCGCAGTTTCTACACCCCCATCACGAAAATCGAGGCCATCAACCCCTATAAGGTTCGCTTCACGCTCGACAAGCCGTTTGCCCCTCTCATTCCGTACCTGGACATGGGCATCGTCTCTAAGGCCGCCGCAACCAAAATGGGAGCGGACTACGGCAACGCCCCCGTCGGCACCGGCCCTTTCAAGTTCGCCAGCTGGCAACGCGGAAACAGGATCGAGCTGGTCGCCAACGACAAGTACTGGGGAGGGAAGCCGAAAGTCGACCGGATCGTGATCCGCGCCATTCCCGACAACAATGTTCGTCTGGTGGCGCTGGAGTCGGGTGAACTCGACTACATCCACTCGCCCATTCCACCCCAGGAGTTGGACCGGCTGGCTAAGAATCCCAAGCTCACGGTGCAAAAAACCACGGGACTGGGCATCACCTACCTGAACCTCAACACGAAGGATCCGGTTCTAAGTGACCGCCGCGTTCGTCAGGCGCTGGCCTACCTCACGGATCGGCAGACCATCAGCCAGGACCTCTACTACGGCATGGACACCCCCGGCGATTCCTTCCTGCTCCCGGGCACGTCATGGTATTCGCCCGCGGTGAAGAAGTATCCCTACGACCCCCAGGCCGCCGACAAGTTGCTCACCCAGGCTGGCTGGGTGGCCAAAGCCGGAGGGATCCGCACCAAGAACGGCAAACCGCTGCAACTCGAGATCGTCACGAACGTCGATCCGAATCGCCAGCAGGTGCTGGACTTCCTGCAGGGCGAGTGGCGCAAAGCGGGGATCGATGTCAAGGTTCGCGCCTACGACTTCGCGTCGATGCTCAATGACCTGACCAATGGGAAGTTCCAGATCTCGCTGGTCGGCTGGCTGAACCTGACCGATCCGGACCGGGCCAGTTACAACCAGTTCACGACCAACGGCAGCAGCAACTACGGCAAGTACAGCAATCCAAAGGTCGATGCCCTGCTGGAGAAGGCGAGATCGGCGACCAACGTCACGCAGCGCAAGGTGCTGTACAGCCAGGCGGCAAAAATCGTCACGGAGGACGTCCCGTATATCTTCGTCCTGAATCAGGGCTATGTCGCCATCTTCAACAAACGGGTGACGGGATATCAACTGTATCCGTCCGGCTCCTGGTACTCCTTCGAAGACGTCAGCCTCAAGTAG
- a CDS encoding ABC transporter permease has product MITFVARRMLQFIPVLLGVLLVVFLVLRLIPGDPAAVLLGTEGSAAERQRLEVVLGLDQPLYVQFVRYVERTLSGDLGRSIFQGVDVSKLILEALPATIELALLALAIVVIVAIPLGIWAAIRAKSWVDVTITVITLLGVSMPLVWVGILLILLFSQQLGWLPPFGQGPSLASGLQAVFRGQVAPLAQGLRYAILPAVTLAFGSIAIVVRLTRSSMLEVLQLDYVRTARAKGAADRTVILKHAFRNALLPIVTIIGLQLGALLGGAIITETIFAWPGIGRLIVTAINQRDYPVVQGSVVFVAIFVSLINLLVDISYGYINPKIRYS; this is encoded by the coding sequence ATGATCACCTTCGTTGCACGCCGGATGCTGCAGTTCATCCCGGTACTCCTCGGTGTTCTCCTGGTGGTTTTCCTGGTGCTGCGGCTCATTCCCGGTGATCCCGCAGCGGTGCTGCTCGGTACCGAGGGAAGTGCCGCCGAGCGCCAGCGCCTGGAGGTCGTGCTCGGGCTGGATCAACCGCTTTACGTCCAGTTCGTCCGCTACGTCGAACGAACCCTGAGCGGCGACCTCGGCCGCAGCATCTTTCAGGGAGTCGACGTGTCCAAGCTCATCCTGGAGGCCCTGCCAGCCACCATCGAACTGGCCCTCCTGGCCCTCGCGATTGTCGTCATCGTGGCGATTCCCCTCGGGATCTGGGCCGCCATCCGCGCCAAGTCGTGGGTGGACGTCACCATCACGGTGATCACCCTGCTGGGCGTCAGCATGCCGCTGGTCTGGGTCGGCATCCTGCTCATCCTGCTTTTCTCGCAGCAACTGGGATGGCTGCCGCCCTTCGGGCAGGGACCCAGTCTCGCCAGCGGCCTGCAGGCGGTCTTCCGGGGCCAGGTCGCCCCTCTCGCCCAGGGGCTCAGGTACGCCATCCTGCCCGCAGTGACGCTGGCCTTCGGCTCGATCGCGATCGTGGTGCGCCTGACGCGGTCGAGCATGCTGGAAGTGCTGCAGCTCGATTACGTCCGCACCGCTCGCGCGAAAGGCGCTGCGGACCGGACCGTCATCCTCAAGCATGCCTTCCGCAACGCCCTGCTGCCCATCGTGACCATCATCGGCCTGCAACTGGGCGCCTTGCTGGGCGGAGCCATCATCACCGAAACGATCTTCGCTTGGCCCGGCATCGGGCGACTCATCGTGACCGCGATCAACCAGCGCGACTATCCGGTCGTACAGGGCAGCGTCGTGTTCGTCGCCATCTTTGTGAGCCTGATCAACCTCCTGGTGGACATCTCCTATGGTTACATCAACCCGAAAATCCGTTACTCCTGA
- a CDS encoding ABC transporter permease: protein MVTSTRKSVTPDRRWLFLRRNKLGLIGLLIITAVLFAAVFAPAIAPYGVDSRDFRARFAGPSAAHLLGTDNFGRDTLSRIVYGSRVSVQVAVIAVGLSAVIGVLAGAFAGFFGGLVDTLVMRTVDVFLAFPPILLALALVAALGPSAQSVMVALGMVYWTTYARVIRSSILAIREEDYVDASRALGASPLRTLFRHVLPNALGPVIVIATVGMGNAITAEASLSFLGLGVQPPTPSWGSILNTGLQFLRQGPLLSVFAGLAIMLTVLGFNLLGDALRDLLDPRKVSA, encoded by the coding sequence ATGGTTACATCAACCCGAAAATCCGTTACTCCTGACCGGCGCTGGCTTTTTCTGAGGCGCAACAAGCTGGGCCTGATCGGGCTGCTCATCATCACCGCAGTCCTGTTCGCCGCCGTCTTCGCCCCCGCCATCGCCCCGTACGGCGTGGACAGCCGGGACTTCAGAGCGCGCTTCGCCGGGCCCTCGGCGGCCCACCTGTTGGGAACCGACAATTTCGGGCGGGACACGCTCTCGCGGATCGTCTACGGCTCACGCGTTTCGGTTCAGGTGGCGGTGATCGCGGTCGGGCTCTCGGCCGTGATCGGCGTCCTTGCTGGCGCGTTCGCCGGATTCTTTGGCGGGCTGGTCGATACGCTGGTGATGCGGACGGTGGACGTCTTCTTGGCGTTCCCGCCCATTCTGCTCGCCCTGGCGTTGGTCGCCGCCCTGGGGCCGAGTGCCCAGAGCGTGATGGTGGCACTGGGAATGGTGTACTGGACCACCTACGCCCGGGTCATCCGCTCGAGCATCCTCGCAATTCGCGAGGAAGATTATGTCGACGCCAGCCGCGCCCTTGGTGCCTCGCCACTGCGCACCCTCTTCCGGCATGTGCTGCCGAATGCCCTTGGGCCGGTCATCGTGATCGCCACGGTGGGCATGGGGAATGCCATCACCGCAGAAGCCTCGCTTTCCTTCCTGGGGCTGGGCGTGCAACCCCCCACCCCGTCCTGGGGATCGATCCTCAACACCGGCCTGCAATTCCTGCGGCAGGGCCCACTGCTGTCCGTCTTCGCGGGACTGGCGATCATGCTCACCGTTCTCGGCTTCAATCTCCTGGGGGACGCCCTGCGTGATCTCCTCGACCCACGGAAGGTGTCCGCATGA
- a CDS encoding aspartate aminotransferase family protein, whose translation MEGQEWLDFVMGNAAVVLGHGHPNIIEAVNQAMRLGLGAGVESELSIQAAEAFLSCVPTAEQVRFTNTGTEAAIHALHLARVVTGRQGLAKMEGAYHGWWDDVNVSTWSDLTKAGPAERPVALPGGPGLRPSPDITILPFNNLEAAREILTAKKEEIAALFIEPVLIDIGFIEPEPGYLEGLRKLTSELGILLVFDELLTGFRLGPGGAQGKYGVTPDLSLWSKGLANGFPVAALAGRREIMERSAPGAGNAPFVGTFNGFRPALAACLTALELQKDGTVAANLHRRTEELKREFNALAQAAGIAAQLHGGGGHVQPYFTDVTVRDYRSAATTDVKQYRAWADHLGANHLIVASGPLLHSAFSAAHGDQDFERFLELTRQAFALQGELHA comes from the coding sequence GTGGAGGGGCAGGAATGGCTGGATTTCGTGATGGGCAACGCGGCGGTCGTGCTCGGGCACGGTCATCCGAACATCATCGAGGCGGTCAATCAGGCCATGCGCCTGGGACTTGGGGCCGGGGTCGAGAGCGAACTCAGTATTCAGGCCGCCGAGGCGTTTCTCAGCTGCGTGCCCACCGCCGAACAGGTGCGCTTCACGAACACCGGAACGGAAGCGGCCATCCACGCCCTGCACCTCGCGCGTGTCGTCACTGGACGGCAGGGTCTGGCCAAGATGGAGGGGGCGTATCACGGCTGGTGGGACGACGTGAACGTCAGCACGTGGTCCGACCTGACCAAAGCTGGCCCGGCCGAGCGACCGGTCGCCCTGCCGGGCGGCCCGGGGCTGCGACCCTCACCGGACATCACCATTCTGCCGTTCAACAACCTGGAGGCGGCCCGGGAGATCCTCACCGCGAAGAAAGAGGAGATCGCGGCCCTGTTCATCGAGCCGGTGCTGATCGATATCGGGTTTATCGAGCCGGAGCCCGGTTACCTTGAAGGGCTGCGGAAACTCACTTCGGAGCTGGGCATCCTGCTCGTGTTCGATGAGCTGCTCACCGGTTTCCGCCTGGGCCCTGGCGGCGCGCAGGGGAAATACGGCGTGACCCCGGATCTGAGCCTGTGGAGCAAGGGGCTCGCCAACGGCTTCCCGGTGGCGGCGCTGGCGGGCAGGCGGGAAATCATGGAACGGTCGGCCCCAGGAGCCGGGAATGCGCCCTTCGTGGGCACCTTCAACGGTTTCCGGCCAGCCCTGGCGGCCTGCCTGACAGCGCTAGAACTGCAGAAGGACGGCACGGTCGCCGCGAATCTGCACCGGCGCACCGAGGAGCTGAAACGTGAATTCAACGCTCTGGCACAGGCTGCGGGGATTGCGGCGCAGCTCCATGGTGGAGGCGGACACGTGCAGCCGTATTTCACGGACGTGACTGTCCGGGACTACCGCAGTGCGGCCACCACGGACGTCAAACAGTACCGGGCCTGGGCCGACCATCTCGGGGCCAACCACCTCATCGTCGCCTCCGGGCCACTGCTGCACAGTGCCTTCTCGGCCGCCCACGGCGACCAGGATTTTGAACGTTTCCTCGAGCTCACCCGCCAGGCTTTCGCCCTGCAAGGAGAACTCCATGCCTGA